The following are encoded together in the Nocardioides thalensis genome:
- a CDS encoding L-threonylcarbamoyladenylate synthase, whose translation MARYLDVHPDNPQPRLLQQVVDALHDDALIAYPTDSGYALGCRVGNRDGRDRILKIRGLDDRHHFTLVCRDFSQLGQLVHVDNAAFRTIRSVTPGPYTFILPAMPEVPRRLMHPKKRTVGVRIPDHPLVRDLLDLLGEPLLSSSLILPGETEPRTMGWEIKEELDHVVDIVVEAGETPAEPTTVVDWSEGAPEVIRRGAGDPDRF comes from the coding sequence ATGGCGCGCTACCTCGACGTCCACCCCGACAACCCGCAGCCGCGGCTGCTGCAGCAGGTCGTCGACGCGCTCCACGACGACGCCCTGATCGCCTACCCGACCGACTCCGGCTACGCGCTCGGCTGCCGGGTGGGCAACCGTGACGGCCGCGACCGGATCCTCAAGATCCGCGGGCTCGACGACCGCCACCACTTCACGCTGGTGTGCCGCGACTTCAGCCAGCTGGGCCAGCTGGTCCACGTCGACAACGCGGCGTTCCGGACGATCCGGTCGGTCACCCCGGGGCCCTACACGTTCATCCTGCCGGCGATGCCCGAGGTGCCGCGGCGCCTCATGCACCCCAAGAAGCGCACGGTCGGCGTCCGCATCCCCGACCACCCCCTCGTCCGCGACCTCCTCGACCTGCTGGGCGAGCCGCTGCTGTCGAGCTCGCTGATCCTGCCGGGCGAGACCGAGCCGCGCACGATGGGCTGGGAGATCAAGGAGGAGCTCGACCACGTCGTCGACATCGTGGTCGAGGCGGGGGAGACCCCCGCCGAGCCGACGACCGTGGTCGACTGGTCCGAGGGCGCCCCGGAGGTCATCCGGCGCGGTGCAGGAGATCCCGACCGGTTCTGA
- a CDS encoding DUF6542 domain-containing protein: protein MNTHTGRAPTIWEEGREPGHAVASLTVAVLLTATVVDVLLSRSLGLVFDLTFVTACVFAALAVRPTDFFAVGVLPPLAMLGAVVLLAITEPETVAHPADGAVQATISGLSAHSVALVAGYLLCLGVLAVRRQVGGR, encoded by the coding sequence ATGAACACCCACACCGGCAGGGCGCCGACGATCTGGGAGGAGGGCCGTGAGCCTGGCCATGCGGTGGCCTCGCTCACGGTGGCGGTGCTGCTCACCGCCACCGTCGTCGACGTGCTGCTGTCGCGCTCCCTGGGCCTGGTGTTCGACCTGACCTTCGTCACCGCGTGCGTGTTCGCCGCCCTCGCCGTACGACCCACCGACTTCTTCGCGGTCGGCGTGCTCCCGCCGCTGGCGATGCTGGGCGCGGTCGTGCTGCTCGCGATCACCGAGCCCGAGACCGTCGCCCACCCCGCCGACGGGGCGGTGCAGGCGACGATCTCCGGCCTCTCGGCCCACAGCGTGGCGTTGGTGGCGGGCTACCTGCTCTGCCTCGGCGTGCTCGCCGTACGCCGCCAGGTCGGCGGACGCTAA